Proteins from one Lepidochelys kempii isolate rLepKem1 chromosome 6, rLepKem1.hap2, whole genome shotgun sequence genomic window:
- the LOC140912706 gene encoding uncharacterized protein isoform X1 — translation MAPKGKIKKKKYKCCPCLSSPSLQEDAAGEQLTQFEPDEEIKLLYQFGSYLDYIETPQKGHGKMKGKSKKHGREWKIQETERKNKPDLCNGKENVVLCEENTANDTDLKKNKHLKKNKHDTKAKSHLDSTKKDFCYKQNSFVPWPFVEKKAKKIKLLQDNKVIDGNEESSREVNHKQYYKNSRTVQKGNTQGKQKRLCLPSSHNSFVTENGKHNELSCRNSSWSQTTCKRHGLDSTVHYFSGGIIAGFKKRRKLDKEVPVGSNTTEINSCTSSTEPLLSSSPAALQIKTYDSEDEFNVETLRDKAASHMNSKTEEICSSVDLSQELFITQKSFLPVQIPNNSSTCLSLYSQNHAKDASVERRFKQKNSTDTLEFSQMSSNRETCDEHSQFSQYGLTPSRGRKSATRECAIQTEDFFSSPVFASSLRMRERFTDCHEQPLDLSLPYRIRSNAENTGRLSLGGAGDGVHVSSKHRLEPVCHIENHPAGPVLEAEKENHVFTQSQKSDQVKYIQMLLNSSYFFKVKGDSDNIVSRTQLVKPKLGNKKKRIVVDSTRQEKS, via the exons ATGGCTccaaaaggcaaaataaaaaaaaagaaatacaagtGCTGCCCTTGTTTGTCATCACCATCTTTGCAGGAAGATGCCGCTGGAGAGCAG CTTACACAGTTTGAACCAGATGAAGAAATTAAACTTTTATATCAGTTTGGAAGCTATCTTGATTACATAGAAACTCCCCAAAAAGGTCATGGCAAAATGAAAGGCAAATCCAAAAAGCATGGAAGAGAATGGAAGATACAGGAAACCGAAAGGAAAAATAAGCCTGATCTTTGTAACGGAAAGGAAAATGTGGTTTTGTGTGAAGAAAACACTGCCAATGACACTGATCTTAAAAAGAATAAACATCTTAAAAAGAACAAACATGATACTAAAGCAAAAAGTCATTTGGATTCAACAAAAAAAGACTTTTGCTATAAGCAAAACTCCTTTGTCCCCTGGCCAtttgttgaaaagaaagcaaagaaaataaagctACTTCAAGATAACAAAGTAATTGATGGTAATGAAGAGAGCTCCAGAGAAGTAAATCACAAACAATATTATAAAAATTCTAGAACAGTACAGAAGGGTAATactcaaggaaaacaaaaacGTCTCTGCCTTCCCTCATCACATAATTCTTTTGTAACTGAGAATGGTAAACATAATGAATTAAGTTGTAGAAATAGTTCTTGGTCTCAGACAACTTGCAAACGTCATGGTCTTGATTCTACTGTGCATTATTTTAGTGGTGGAATCATAGCAGGTTTTAAAAAGCGCAGGAAATTGGATAAGGAAGTCCCTGTAGGCTCCAACACTACTGAAATAAACAGCTGCACTAGTAGTACAGAGCCTCTtttgtcatctagtccagcagctctgcagattaAAACTTATGACTCAGAAGATGAATTCAATGTGGAAACCCTGAGAGATAAGGCAGCTTCTCATATGAACTCAAAAACTGAAGAAATATGCAGCAGCGTTGATCTTAGTCAAGAGCTTTTTATAACCCAGAAGTCTTTTTTACCAGTGCAGATTCCCAATAATAGCAGTACTTGCTTATCCCTCTACAGTCAAAACCATGCTAAAGATGCAAGTGTAGAAAGaaggtttaaacaaaaaaactctaCAGATACTTTGGAGTTTTCTCAGATGTCTTCAAATAGAGAAACATGTGATGAACACAGTCAGTTTTCTCAGTACGGTTTGACACCAAGTAGGGGTAGAAAGTCAGCTACAAGAGAGTGTGCAATTCAGACAGAAGACTTTTTCAGCTCTCCAGTATTTGCTTCCTCCTtaagaatgagagagagatttACAGATTGCCATGAACAACCACTGGACCTCAGTTTGCCTTACAGAATTCGGTCGAATGCTGAGAATACAGGAAGACTGTCCTTGGGTGGTGCCGGTGATGGTGTTCATGTATCTTCCAAACACAGATTAGAGCCTGTGTGTCATATAGAAAATCATCCTGCCGGTCCAGTGTTGGAGGCGGAAAAAGAAAATCATGTGTTCACTCAATCTCAAAAATCAGATCAAGTGAAATACATTCAGATGCTGCTTAATTCATCCTATTTCTTTAAAGTGAAAGGTGATTCAGATAATATAGTTTCTAGAACACAGTTAGTGAAGCCAAAgttaggaaacaaaaaaaaaagaatagttgTAGACAGTACAAGACAGGAGAAATCCTAG
- the LOC140912706 gene encoding uncharacterized protein isoform X2: MKGKSKKHGREWKIQETERKNKPDLCNGKENVVLCEENTANDTDLKKNKHLKKNKHDTKAKSHLDSTKKDFCYKQNSFVPWPFVEKKAKKIKLLQDNKVIDGNEESSREVNHKQYYKNSRTVQKGNTQGKQKRLCLPSSHNSFVTENGKHNELSCRNSSWSQTTCKRHGLDSTVHYFSGGIIAGFKKRRKLDKEVPVGSNTTEINSCTSSTEPLLSSSPAALQIKTYDSEDEFNVETLRDKAASHMNSKTEEICSSVDLSQELFITQKSFLPVQIPNNSSTCLSLYSQNHAKDASVERRFKQKNSTDTLEFSQMSSNRETCDEHSQFSQYGLTPSRGRKSATRECAIQTEDFFSSPVFASSLRMRERFTDCHEQPLDLSLPYRIRSNAENTGRLSLGGAGDGVHVSSKHRLEPVCHIENHPAGPVLEAEKENHVFTQSQKSDQVKYIQMLLNSSYFFKVKGDSDNIVSRTQLVKPKLGNKKKRIVVDSTRQEKS, from the coding sequence ATGAAAGGCAAATCCAAAAAGCATGGAAGAGAATGGAAGATACAGGAAACCGAAAGGAAAAATAAGCCTGATCTTTGTAACGGAAAGGAAAATGTGGTTTTGTGTGAAGAAAACACTGCCAATGACACTGATCTTAAAAAGAATAAACATCTTAAAAAGAACAAACATGATACTAAAGCAAAAAGTCATTTGGATTCAACAAAAAAAGACTTTTGCTATAAGCAAAACTCCTTTGTCCCCTGGCCAtttgttgaaaagaaagcaaagaaaataaagctACTTCAAGATAACAAAGTAATTGATGGTAATGAAGAGAGCTCCAGAGAAGTAAATCACAAACAATATTATAAAAATTCTAGAACAGTACAGAAGGGTAATactcaaggaaaacaaaaacGTCTCTGCCTTCCCTCATCACATAATTCTTTTGTAACTGAGAATGGTAAACATAATGAATTAAGTTGTAGAAATAGTTCTTGGTCTCAGACAACTTGCAAACGTCATGGTCTTGATTCTACTGTGCATTATTTTAGTGGTGGAATCATAGCAGGTTTTAAAAAGCGCAGGAAATTGGATAAGGAAGTCCCTGTAGGCTCCAACACTACTGAAATAAACAGCTGCACTAGTAGTACAGAGCCTCTtttgtcatctagtccagcagctctgcagattaAAACTTATGACTCAGAAGATGAATTCAATGTGGAAACCCTGAGAGATAAGGCAGCTTCTCATATGAACTCAAAAACTGAAGAAATATGCAGCAGCGTTGATCTTAGTCAAGAGCTTTTTATAACCCAGAAGTCTTTTTTACCAGTGCAGATTCCCAATAATAGCAGTACTTGCTTATCCCTCTACAGTCAAAACCATGCTAAAGATGCAAGTGTAGAAAGaaggtttaaacaaaaaaactctaCAGATACTTTGGAGTTTTCTCAGATGTCTTCAAATAGAGAAACATGTGATGAACACAGTCAGTTTTCTCAGTACGGTTTGACACCAAGTAGGGGTAGAAAGTCAGCTACAAGAGAGTGTGCAATTCAGACAGAAGACTTTTTCAGCTCTCCAGTATTTGCTTCCTCCTtaagaatgagagagagatttACAGATTGCCATGAACAACCACTGGACCTCAGTTTGCCTTACAGAATTCGGTCGAATGCTGAGAATACAGGAAGACTGTCCTTGGGTGGTGCCGGTGATGGTGTTCATGTATCTTCCAAACACAGATTAGAGCCTGTGTGTCATATAGAAAATCATCCTGCCGGTCCAGTGTTGGAGGCGGAAAAAGAAAATCATGTGTTCACTCAATCTCAAAAATCAGATCAAGTGAAATACATTCAGATGCTGCTTAATTCATCCTATTTCTTTAAAGTGAAAGGTGATTCAGATAATATAGTTTCTAGAACACAGTTAGTGAAGCCAAAgttaggaaacaaaaaaaaaagaatagttgTAGACAGTACAAGACAGGAGAAATCCTAG